A single genomic interval of Methylocystis sp. IM3 harbors:
- a CDS encoding cyclic nucleotide-binding domain-containing protein translates to MTLDDEIDNLRRIPLFAIFEVSALQRLAFAGETRLLRSGDPLFQRGDESDGGFILMLGSIGLTTRDAQLPAHVLRPWALIGEMALVAPSLRPVGARALEPSTVLRIRRALFLQVLEQYPLTAARVRDFFRERLVDFTRHAASGYEARD, encoded by the coding sequence ATGACTCTCGACGACGAAATTGACAATCTCAGGCGCATTCCGCTCTTCGCGATCTTCGAGGTCAGCGCCTTGCAGAGGCTCGCTTTCGCGGGCGAGACGCGCCTGCTGCGCTCGGGCGATCCGCTGTTTCAGCGCGGCGACGAGTCGGATGGCGGCTTCATTCTGATGCTGGGCTCGATCGGTCTGACGACGCGGGACGCCCAACTGCCGGCCCATGTGTTGCGGCCATGGGCGCTGATCGGGGAAATGGCGCTCGTCGCCCCGTCCCTGCGCCCCGTCGGCGCGCGGGCGCTGGAGCCGAGTACCGTTTTGAGAATCCGCCGCGCGCTTTTTCTTCAGGTTCTGGAGCAATATCCGCTGACCGCCGCAAGGGTGCGCGATTTTTTCCGCGAACGGCTCGTCGATTTCACGCGCCATGCCGCCTCCGGCTACGAGGCGCGAGACTGA
- a CDS encoding L,D-transpeptidase family protein, whose product MGYRHSTRLTTLRVARRIGGAPHEARMIAGPVVIPCAIGRAGVSHDKREGDGATPAGRWRLSSFYLRRAAPTPRPWRPIRRDDVWCDDPRSFLYNRKTRAPLRLSHEAMWRDDTLYDVVGVLDYNVLPRTRGRGSAIFFHIATADLGPTAGCVALRARDMARLLPRLARNVAIAVR is encoded by the coding sequence ATGGGCTACCGACATTCAACACGGCTGACCACCCTGCGCGTCGCCCGGCGAATCGGCGGCGCGCCGCATGAAGCGCGCATGATCGCGGGGCCTGTCGTCATTCCTTGCGCCATCGGCCGCGCCGGAGTCTCGCATGACAAACGCGAGGGCGACGGCGCGACGCCCGCCGGGCGCTGGCGGCTGTCCTCATTCTATTTGCGCCGCGCCGCTCCCACGCCTCGCCCCTGGCGGCCGATCCGCCGCGACGATGTCTGGTGCGACGATCCGCGCTCCTTTCTTTACAATCGAAAGACGCGCGCGCCCTTGCGGCTCAGCCACGAAGCGATGTGGCGCGACGACACGCTCTACGATGTCGTCGGCGTCTTGGACTACAACGTCCTCCCCCGCACGCGCGGTCGCGGCAGCGCGATCTTCTTTCACATCGCGACGGCGGACCTCGGCCCGACGGCGGGTTGCGTGGCGCTGCGGGCGCGGGACATGGCGCGGCTGCTGCCAAGGCTCGCGCGCAACGTCGCCATCGCGGTCCGCTGA
- a CDS encoding winged helix-turn-helix domain-containing protein, with product MASLGEHIGSLCGYEPRAFDVARDLTIEPDARHAAAALLDVDFCDAPAVARSLRAQGFMGPIVMIGAASDDADASLTRPFRFADLAASLAAGPRSGRTSADFGVRLTEKEAAILARLAQACGAVISKETLLADVWGYGPNVTTRTLETHIHRLRRKIEKTPSRPRKLLTEDGGYRLANTRE from the coding sequence GTGGCGAGCCTCGGCGAGCACATCGGTTCGCTTTGCGGCTATGAGCCCCGTGCGTTCGACGTCGCCCGCGATTTGACCATTGAGCCGGACGCCCGCCATGCGGCGGCCGCGCTTCTCGACGTCGATTTCTGCGACGCTCCCGCCGTGGCGCGCAGCTTGCGCGCGCAGGGCTTCATGGGCCCTATCGTCATGATCGGCGCGGCTTCCGATGACGCCGACGCCAGTCTGACGCGCCCCTTCCGCTTCGCCGATCTTGCGGCCAGCCTCGCCGCGGGACCCCGAAGCGGCCGCACTAGCGCGGATTTCGGCGTTCGTCTCACTGAAAAAGAGGCGGCGATCCTCGCACGGCTCGCACAGGCGTGCGGCGCCGTTATCTCCAAGGAGACGCTGCTCGCGGACGTGTGGGGCTATGGCCCGAATGTCACGACGCGAACGCTCGAGACCCACATCCATCGCCTGCGGCGCAAGATCGAGAAAACGCCCTCGCGCCCACGGAAGTTGTTGACAGAAGACGGAGGCTACCGCCTCGCAAACACGCGCGAATAG